One Armatimonadota bacterium genomic window carries:
- a CDS encoding DUF1592 domain-containing protein codes for MQRGSLTLSVASLLICAAVAIPFTSPAQKKKPATHVPSFEQDVAPIVNKYCVDCHDDKDAPGGVRLTKGMTGTLALKDPALWQRIAKNVASKHMPPPKSPAPSDAQRQRMVEWIDTAFKQNCDLADPGRVTLRRLNREEYNNSVRDLLGVSIRPADDFPNDDVGYGFDNIGDVLSMSPLLMEKYLSASEKVVKDAIRLPKTKIQTVSGEALNVTSGGTAREGMMSMFSNGTASTKFSVKQSGWYRIQVRAGEMHAGPENARLELKLNRDVLTTFQITDPYAKPGSYVFPTKLTPGDWTVGVTFTNDYYVAPQGNQPAQDRNVGVYELQLVGPVEDNPIRTAFQRELIPTVPPKDQWETEARKSLEWFASRAYRRPITTEELDRLMVVFQMGAKADEGYERAMQIACQAVLCNPNFLFRVELDASNRARDLNDFELASRLSYFLWSSLPDKTLYNVAKSGELRKPAVLKEQVARMLKDPKADSLVDDFAMQWLQLRKLYNFQPDKKLFPEYSDDLMNAMLQESKMFFQNVMSEDRPILDFIDSKYTFVNAALAKHYGMTGVTGDNFRRVSTEGTGRGGVLTQASVLAITSNPTRTSPTKRGKWILEQILGTPPPPPPPGVGDLAEGSKVDASLSLRQKMEVHRKNPMCAACHTKMDALGFGFENYDAVGRWRTKDGNLAIDSSATLPDGRKFTGPTQLKAVLMGNKQDFCRSFVEKMMTFALGRGVDDNDKCFVDDVVKRAAANNYKFSSIVEGIAESDPFTKRKG; via the coding sequence ATGCAACGAGGCAGCCTGACTCTGTCTGTAGCTTCGCTACTCATTTGCGCCGCTGTCGCAATTCCCTTCACGTCGCCCGCTCAAAAGAAAAAACCGGCGACTCACGTCCCGAGCTTTGAGCAAGACGTCGCACCGATCGTCAACAAGTATTGCGTTGACTGCCACGACGACAAAGACGCTCCAGGCGGCGTTCGCCTGACGAAAGGCATGACGGGCACACTCGCCCTCAAAGACCCCGCCCTTTGGCAGCGCATCGCCAAAAATGTGGCGAGCAAGCACATGCCGCCACCCAAATCGCCAGCGCCATCCGACGCCCAGCGTCAGCGCATGGTGGAGTGGATCGACACCGCTTTCAAACAGAACTGCGACCTTGCCGACCCCGGTCGAGTCACCCTCCGCCGCCTTAATCGTGAGGAATACAACAACTCGGTCCGTGACCTCCTTGGCGTCTCGATCCGACCCGCAGACGACTTCCCCAACGACGACGTGGGCTACGGTTTCGATAACATCGGCGATGTCCTCTCCATGTCTCCGCTGCTCATGGAGAAGTACCTCTCGGCTTCGGAAAAGGTCGTCAAGGACGCCATTCGACTTCCTAAAACCAAAATCCAGACCGTCTCCGGCGAGGCTCTCAACGTCACCTCTGGCGGCACCGCTCGCGAAGGCATGATGTCGATGTTCTCCAACGGTACTGCCTCCACAAAGTTCTCCGTTAAGCAGAGCGGCTGGTATCGAATCCAGGTTCGAGCCGGCGAAATGCACGCAGGCCCCGAAAACGCCCGCCTGGAACTGAAGCTCAACCGAGACGTCCTCACTACTTTCCAGATCACCGACCCTTACGCCAAGCCCGGAAGCTATGTCTTCCCCACCAAGTTGACACCCGGCGACTGGACCGTCGGCGTCACCTTCACCAACGACTATTACGTCGCTCCTCAGGGCAACCAACCCGCCCAAGACCGTAACGTTGGTGTGTATGAATTGCAGTTGGTTGGCCCGGTCGAGGACAACCCGATCCGCACCGCTTTTCAGCGCGAACTAATTCCCACGGTTCCTCCCAAAGACCAATGGGAAACCGAGGCCCGCAAGTCGCTGGAGTGGTTCGCCAGCCGAGCCTACCGACGTCCAATCACAACCGAAGAGCTCGACCGACTGATGGTCGTCTTCCAGATGGGCGCAAAGGCCGACGAAGGCTATGAGCGAGCCATGCAGATCGCTTGCCAAGCCGTCCTCTGCAACCCCAACTTCCTGTTTCGGGTCGAACTCGACGCGTCAAACAGGGCGCGCGACCTTAACGATTTCGAACTTGCGTCCCGGCTCAGCTACTTCCTATGGTCTTCGCTGCCCGACAAGACCCTTTACAACGTAGCCAAGAGTGGCGAACTGCGGAAACCTGCCGTGCTAAAGGAACAAGTCGCGCGAATGCTGAAAGACCCGAAAGCGGATTCGCTGGTCGATGACTTCGCCATGCAGTGGCTCCAACTTCGCAAGCTCTACAACTTCCAGCCGGACAAAAAGCTCTTCCCGGAATACAGCGATGACCTGATGAACGCCATGCTTCAGGAATCGAAGATGTTCTTCCAGAACGTGATGTCCGAAGATCGTCCGATCCTCGACTTCATCGACAGCAAGTACACGTTCGTCAACGCCGCCCTCGCCAAACACTACGGCATGACCGGCGTTACCGGCGATAACTTCCGCCGAGTCAGCACCGAAGGCACCGGCCGTGGCGGCGTCCTCACCCAGGCGTCCGTCCTCGCCATCACCTCAAACCCAACCCGCACCAGCCCCACCAAGCGTGGCAAGTGGATTCTCGAACAGATTCTTGGTACCCCTCCGCCACCGCCACCACCCGGCGTCGGAGATTTGGCCGAAGGCAGTAAGGTCGACGCTAGCCTCAGTCTCCGCCAAAAGATGGAAGTCCACCGCAAGAACCCAATGTGCGCCGCCTGCCACACCAAAATGGACGCCCTCGGGTTCGGATTCGAAAATTACGACGCTGTCGGTCGATGGCGAACCAAAGACGGCAATCTCGCCATCGATAGCTCCGCCACTCTTCCCGATGGCCGCAAGTTCACTGGACCAACTCAACTCAAGGCTGTTCTGATGGGCAATAAACAGGACTTCTGCCGCAGTTTCGTCGAGAAAATGATGACGTTCGCCCTCGGACGTGGCGTTGACGACAACGACAAGTGTTTCGTCGATGACGTCGTCAAGCGCGCGGCCGCCAACAACTACAAGTTTTCTAGCATCGTCGAAGGCATCGCCGAAAGCGACCCGTTTACCAAGAGAAAGGGAT
- the sufD gene encoding Fe-S cluster assembly protein SufD, with protein sequence MMVSLERNSDPFVAGYADIKSLLDIEGPAWFGPLREQAIRTYQEFGLPNRHDEEFKYTSLRALEEKKFRFGFGANTQREDLADFTLGQIDAITVSFVNGQYAPEISTHDHLPKGVFAGPISELPDDLSDAVEAHFGKIATLQGKLGSTNDERFVALNTAYLGDIAVVHIAKSVTCEKPIHLQFITADREEGVFSAPRSLVILGENAEAKVIESYVTLAGFGFTCPVTEVRLDRSARLEHTRYQDESLETIHVANTYVHQESQSVYTSNNVNFGGEVARNDINAYVNGEYAETWLNSANVGVGAQVIDNHTRIDHAMPNCQSFEVYKSILKDKAEGVFNGKIFVYEDAQKTDAKQTNQAILLSPTATMNTKPQLEIFADDVKCTHGATIGQLREDALFYLRARGVEKSKAQALLVYAFAAEVLEKIEIDSVREALEARLFDKLA encoded by the coding sequence ATGATGGTTTCCTTGGAACGAAATTCTGATCCGTTTGTTGCGGGCTACGCCGACATCAAGTCGCTTCTCGATATCGAGGGGCCCGCTTGGTTTGGCCCGCTTCGCGAGCAAGCGATCCGAACCTATCAAGAATTCGGCTTGCCGAACCGCCACGACGAGGAGTTCAAGTACACATCGCTTCGAGCCCTCGAAGAGAAGAAGTTCCGCTTTGGCTTTGGCGCCAACACTCAGCGCGAAGACCTCGCCGACTTCACCCTCGGCCAAATCGACGCCATCACGGTCAGCTTCGTGAATGGCCAGTACGCCCCTGAGATTTCAACCCACGATCATCTGCCGAAAGGCGTTTTCGCCGGACCGATTTCCGAACTTCCTGACGACCTCTCTGATGCGGTTGAAGCTCACTTCGGCAAGATCGCGACGCTCCAGGGCAAGCTCGGCTCGACTAACGACGAGCGCTTTGTCGCCCTCAACACCGCGTACCTGGGTGACATCGCCGTCGTTCACATCGCCAAGAGCGTGACTTGCGAGAAGCCGATCCACCTTCAATTCATCACCGCTGACCGCGAAGAAGGCGTCTTCTCGGCCCCCCGCTCACTCGTGATTCTTGGCGAGAACGCGGAAGCGAAGGTCATTGAGAGCTACGTCACGCTGGCCGGATTCGGCTTCACTTGCCCAGTGACTGAAGTCCGACTGGACCGCTCGGCCCGGCTAGAGCACACCCGCTACCAAGACGAGTCGCTCGAAACCATCCACGTTGCCAACACCTACGTGCACCAGGAATCGCAGTCGGTTTACACGTCGAACAACGTCAATTTTGGCGGCGAGGTCGCCCGCAATGACATCAACGCCTACGTGAACGGCGAATACGCCGAAACGTGGCTCAATAGCGCGAATGTCGGCGTCGGTGCCCAGGTCATCGACAACCATACTCGAATCGACCACGCGATGCCGAATTGTCAGTCGTTCGAGGTCTATAAGTCGATCTTGAAGGACAAGGCTGAAGGCGTCTTCAACGGCAAAATCTTCGTTTACGAAGATGCGCAGAAGACCGACGCAAAGCAGACCAATCAGGCCATCCTTTTGTCGCCTACCGCGACGATGAACACCAAGCCTCAGCTCGAAATCTTTGCCGACGACGTCAAGTGCACCCACGGCGCGACCATCGGCCAGCTTCGCGAAGATGCGCTGTTCTACCTTCGTGCTCGCGGCGTCGAAAAATCGAAAGCGCAAGCTCTACTCGTCTATGCCTTTGCTGCCGAAGTCCTCGAGAAGATCGAGATCGACTCGGTCCGCGAAGCCCTCGAAGCTCGACTATTCGATAAGCTAGCATAA
- the sufC gene encoding Fe-S cluster assembly ATPase SufC, protein MLTITNLHASVEEKEILKGVNLVIKAGEVHAIMGPNGSGKSTLASVLAGKDDYEITEGSVDFDGKDLLELDPEERAAEGLFLAFQYPVEIPGVTNTYFLRSAVNSIRKYHGQEDISAKEFMNLVKEKAALMELDASMLTRSVNEGFSGGEKKRNEIFQMAVLDPKLSVLDETDSGLDIDALKIVANGVNTLRSPERATLVITHYQRLLDYIVPDFVHVLVDGRIVRSGGKELALELEEKGYDFIKEELAAKA, encoded by the coding sequence ATGCTGACGATTACCAATTTGCACGCCTCGGTCGAGGAAAAAGAGATCCTAAAGGGAGTGAACCTGGTCATCAAGGCCGGCGAAGTCCACGCAATCATGGGCCCGAACGGATCCGGCAAGTCGACCCTGGCAAGCGTCCTCGCTGGAAAAGACGACTACGAGATCACCGAAGGTAGTGTCGATTTCGACGGCAAGGACCTGCTCGAACTCGATCCTGAAGAGCGAGCCGCCGAGGGCCTCTTCCTCGCCTTCCAATATCCGGTTGAGATTCCGGGCGTGACCAACACCTACTTCCTTCGCTCCGCCGTCAACTCCATCCGCAAGTACCACGGACAGGAAGACATCTCGGCCAAGGAATTCATGAACTTGGTGAAGGAGAAGGCCGCCCTGATGGAGCTCGATGCGTCGATGCTCACCCGATCCGTCAACGAAGGCTTTTCTGGCGGAGAAAAGAAGCGAAACGAAATCTTCCAGATGGCCGTCCTCGATCCTAAGCTGTCCGTTCTCGACGAGACCGATTCTGGCCTCGACATCGACGCCCTGAAGATCGTCGCCAACGGCGTCAACACACTCCGCTCGCCTGAGCGCGCGACGTTGGTGATCACCCACTACCAGCGCCTCCTCGACTACATCGTTCCCGACTTCGTGCACGTCCTCGTCGATGGCCGCATCGTTCGGTCCGGTGGCAAGGAACTCGCCCTCGAACTCGAAGAGAAGGGTTACGACTTCATCAAAGAGGAACTCGCCGCCAAGGCGTAG
- a CDS encoding winged helix-turn-helix transcriptional regulator, which translates to MKTQLDETDIQILGILQKDGRITNADLAKAVGLSAPSVLQRVRILEKSGIIKNYVAILDAERLGRKLIAFVNVSLALHESQPIERFRKAVQEIPEVAEVYNITGEYDFMLKVQARDMRHYESILRDKITKIRGIGKLNTSIVLGTSKHTTEIPL; encoded by the coding sequence ATGAAAACACAGCTCGACGAGACCGACATTCAGATTCTGGGCATTTTACAAAAGGATGGGCGGATCACCAACGCCGATTTGGCGAAGGCGGTCGGGCTGAGCGCGCCGAGCGTCCTTCAGCGCGTCCGGATCCTTGAGAAGTCGGGGATCATCAAGAATTACGTGGCCATCCTGGACGCGGAGCGGCTTGGCCGCAAGCTGATCGCATTCGTGAATGTGTCGCTCGCTCTGCACGAGAGTCAGCCGATCGAGCGATTTCGCAAAGCGGTGCAGGAGATTCCCGAGGTTGCCGAGGTTTACAACATCACCGGCGAGTACGACTTCATGCTGAAGGTTCAGGCGCGGGATATGCGCCACTACGAAAGCATTCTTCGAGATAAGATCACCAAGATTCGAGGCATCGGCAAGCTGAACACGTCGATCGTGTTGGGCACATCGAAGCACACAACAGAAATTCCTCTGTAG
- a CDS encoding aminotransferase class V-fold PLP-dependent enzyme, giving the protein MHERYFDNAATTPVDPRVVAEMLPYFTEFPGNAATIHHYGQKAKAAIDLARERIAALIGAEDPSQVTFCSGSSEGNNWVLSNFYEGRVAVSPYEHSSIIKIAKRDGFTILPPFEECLPEGFDIVALMSVNNEVGTIFDTELIRTRTHSKNLLVDVTQSAGKLPTTVGNIDYMSASGHKFYAPKGVGFLYQKEVNLKPYLLGGGQEMGRRGSTANVPGIVALGAAAAIAMDELDERVAHATQLKAIVTEAISKISDTQINGPGVKSPYVLNVSFKGIQGETLLVELDQAGYCCSAGAACSSTSKEPSSVLIALGLSPEWMRGTVRISFGKFNTPEAAADLGRDITRIVEKLRALK; this is encoded by the coding sequence ATGCATGAGCGGTATTTCGACAATGCGGCAACGACGCCGGTCGATCCTCGGGTTGTGGCAGAAATGCTCCCTTACTTCACCGAGTTTCCGGGCAACGCGGCAACCATCCACCACTATGGCCAGAAGGCCAAGGCGGCCATCGACCTCGCCCGCGAACGCATCGCCGCACTGATCGGAGCCGAAGATCCTTCGCAGGTGACCTTCTGCTCGGGTTCGTCAGAAGGGAACAACTGGGTTCTTTCCAACTTTTATGAGGGTCGCGTAGCGGTCTCGCCGTACGAGCACAGCAGTATCATCAAAATCGCCAAACGCGACGGGTTTACGATCCTGCCTCCTTTTGAGGAGTGTTTGCCCGAGGGGTTCGACATCGTGGCGCTCATGTCAGTGAACAATGAGGTCGGCACGATCTTCGATACCGAGCTCATCCGCACTCGCACCCATAGCAAGAATCTTTTGGTCGATGTAACCCAATCGGCAGGCAAACTTCCGACGACGGTCGGCAACATCGACTACATGTCGGCGAGCGGCCACAAGTTCTATGCGCCCAAGGGTGTGGGCTTCCTCTATCAGAAGGAAGTGAATCTAAAGCCCTATTTGTTGGGTGGCGGACAAGAAATGGGACGACGGGGTAGCACGGCCAATGTTCCGGGCATCGTGGCCCTCGGCGCGGCGGCGGCGATCGCCATGGATGAGTTGGACGAAAGGGTGGCTCACGCGACCCAATTGAAGGCGATTGTGACCGAAGCGATCAGCAAAATTTCGGACACGCAGATCAACGGTCCGGGCGTCAAATCGCCGTACGTTTTGAATGTCAGTTTCAAGGGAATTCAGGGTGAAACTCTGCTTGTCGAACTCGATCAGGCGGGGTATTGTTGCAGTGCCGGGGCGGCGTGCAGCAGCACCAGCAAAGAGCCTTCTTCGGTTTTGATCGCGTTGGGCTTGTCTCCCGAATGGATGCGGGGTACAGTGAGGATCAGTTTTGGTAAGTTCAACACTCCCGAGGCCGCGGCAGACCTCGGTCGAGACATCACGCGAATCGTGGAAAAACTACGGGCTTTGAAATAA
- a CDS encoding sigma-70 family RNA polymerase sigma factor: protein MMDVDASDEELEELEAEGVQDDSEELEMWMRQTRRAQLLTPEQEVHLAVLVMAKELAEKGKEKELLKLLQRRDITHPVGKPTELNQFIITRVVNEGIEAKRHLIESNLRLVVSIAKKYNARGIPLADLIQEGNLGLIRAVEKFDWSKGFRFSTYATWWIRRAIARAIINQGRTIRIPVYVAELINKVVKTASRLQQELQREATEEEISREVGLSVDRVREMMRVAVEPISLETPVGEKDNSSIGDFVQSQNMPTPGDVTWSLIRREEIDGILGRLTGRERDVVRLRFGLDDGRARTLEEVGAELNVTRERVRQIELRAMKKLRHIGQELSSQGFTVTSNPN, encoded by the coding sequence ATGATGGATGTCGATGCCAGCGACGAAGAGCTTGAAGAGCTTGAGGCCGAGGGTGTCCAAGACGATTCTGAAGAGCTAGAGATGTGGATGCGGCAGACTCGCCGCGCTCAGCTTTTGACGCCGGAGCAGGAAGTTCACCTCGCCGTTCTCGTCATGGCCAAAGAACTGGCCGAGAAAGGAAAGGAGAAGGAGCTTCTGAAGCTTCTTCAGCGCCGAGATATCACGCACCCGGTCGGAAAACCGACGGAGTTGAATCAGTTTATCATCACTCGCGTAGTGAACGAGGGTATCGAGGCGAAGCGCCACCTGATCGAGTCGAACCTTCGACTGGTTGTGTCGATCGCCAAGAAGTACAACGCTCGTGGAATTCCGCTTGCCGACCTGATCCAGGAAGGCAACCTCGGTTTGATCCGCGCGGTTGAGAAATTCGACTGGTCGAAGGGCTTCCGCTTCTCGACTTACGCGACTTGGTGGATTCGACGTGCGATTGCTCGCGCGATCATCAACCAGGGCCGAACGATCCGCATTCCGGTGTACGTGGCCGAACTGATCAACAAGGTTGTGAAGACGGCGTCGCGACTTCAGCAGGAGCTGCAGCGCGAGGCGACCGAGGAAGAGATCAGCCGTGAGGTTGGCCTGTCGGTTGATCGTGTCCGCGAAATGATGCGCGTGGCGGTCGAGCCGATCTCGCTTGAGACTCCGGTCGGTGAGAAGGACAACTCGTCCATCGGCGACTTCGTGCAGAGCCAGAACATGCCGACGCCGGGCGACGTCACTTGGAGCCTTATCCGACGCGAAGAGATCGACGGCATTCTCGGACGACTGACTGGCCGCGAGCGCGACGTGGTTCGCCTACGGTTCGGTCTAGACGATGGCCGCGCCCGAACCTTGGAAGAGGTCGGCGCTGAGTTGAACGTCACCCGCGAGCGAGTTCGACAGATCGAGCTTCGAGCGATGAAGAAGCTTCGCCACATCGGGCAAGAGCTTTCTTCGCAGGGCTTCACGGTTACGTCGAACCCGAACTAA
- a CDS encoding sigma-70 family RNA polymerase sigma factor produces MPPFEELIRTYGTELRRFVYLKVEAEAVEDVLQEVWVAAWQGYSGVQNPTTIRAWIYGICLHKCHDHYRDKARESSHVAIAGLEILDPGPSPEGLAVDSARVSALLKNLDDSQREVVELYYYAQLTLAEISELLKRNMNTVKYQFYRAHTTLLEVGRREELL; encoded by the coding sequence ATGCCTCCCTTCGAGGAATTGATTCGGACCTATGGAACCGAACTGCGCCGTTTTGTCTATCTGAAGGTCGAAGCCGAAGCGGTGGAAGATGTTCTTCAGGAGGTATGGGTTGCCGCTTGGCAGGGATATTCGGGAGTTCAGAACCCTACTACCATCCGGGCCTGGATCTACGGCATCTGTCTTCACAAATGCCACGACCATTATCGAGATAAGGCGAGGGAGAGTAGCCATGTGGCTATTGCCGGTCTCGAAATCCTGGATCCGGGCCCTTCACCAGAGGGGTTGGCGGTTGATTCGGCACGGGTATCGGCCTTGCTCAAGAATCTGGACGACTCGCAACGCGAGGTTGTCGAACTGTATTACTATGCGCAACTGACGCTGGCCGAGATATCCGAACTTCTGAAGCGAAACATGAACACGGTGAAGTACCAATTCTATCGGGCGCATACGACCCTGCTCGAGGTCGGACGGCGGGAGGAGCTTCTATGA